The Caldicellulosiruptor changbaiensis genome has a segment encoding these proteins:
- a CDS encoding peptide ABC transporter substrate-binding protein: protein MKKRLIAAFILVMFLVTGLFINSNYKSTEAAAKQVLTYINGAEPRYLDPALNNAVDGANIIINVFEGLTRVNVKGETVPGMAYKWTVSKDGLTYTFYLRDAKWSDGKPVTAYDFEYAWKRALDPKTASEYAYQLYYIKNGRKFNEGKAKASDVGVKALNAKTLQVTLEAPTPYFIDLTNFPTYFPVRKDIVEKYGDKWATNPKTYIGNGPFVMTKWVHNSYIEFKKNPKYWDAKSITLEKIVYKLSEDDKANLLAYEAGQVDGAESVPTEEIPRLLKEKKLKVWPLLGTYYYDVNCKVKPFNDKRVRAALSLAIDRTYIVENIGKLGQKPATGFVPYGITGISKDFRVESGNYLPVRADLAKAKKLLAEAGYPNGKGFPEIEIIYNTNEGHKKIAEAIQNMWQQLGIKVKLSNMEWKVLQDRRQKKDYMVARDGWVGDYVDPMTFLDLFTSYSDNNNTNWSNKKYDELIDKAKRTTDRKLRMQYMMQAEKILMEDYAVIPIYFYVKGQLLRDYVKNYYISPLGFNYFMYAKIVK from the coding sequence ATGAAAAAGCGTCTTATTGCCGCGTTTATACTTGTTATGTTTTTGGTGACAGGCCTATTTATTAACTCAAATTACAAGTCAACAGAGGCGGCGGCAAAGCAGGTTTTGACCTACATCAACGGTGCTGAACCAAGATATTTAGACCCTGCTTTAAATAATGCAGTTGATGGAGCAAACATTATCATTAATGTGTTTGAAGGTTTAACAAGAGTTAATGTAAAAGGTGAAACAGTACCGGGCATGGCTTACAAGTGGACAGTATCAAAAGATGGTCTTACTTACACTTTCTACTTAAGAGATGCAAAGTGGTCAGATGGAAAACCTGTCACAGCATATGATTTTGAGTACGCATGGAAAAGAGCATTAGATCCAAAGACAGCCTCTGAATATGCTTACCAGCTCTACTATATTAAAAATGGTCGTAAATTTAATGAAGGCAAGGCAAAAGCATCTGATGTTGGTGTAAAAGCTTTAAATGCAAAGACTTTGCAAGTAACATTAGAAGCACCAACACCATACTTTATTGATTTGACAAACTTCCCAACATACTTCCCTGTAAGAAAAGATATAGTTGAGAAGTATGGTGACAAATGGGCAACAAATCCAAAGACATATATAGGCAATGGTCCATTTGTAATGACAAAGTGGGTTCATAACTCATACATTGAGTTCAAGAAAAACCCAAAATATTGGGATGCAAAATCAATAACACTTGAAAAGATTGTATATAAACTTTCAGAAGATGATAAAGCAAACCTCTTAGCATACGAAGCAGGACAAGTTGACGGTGCAGAATCTGTTCCAACAGAAGAGATACCAAGATTACTCAAAGAGAAAAAGCTAAAAGTATGGCCTCTTCTTGGAACATACTACTATGATGTTAACTGCAAAGTAAAACCATTTAATGACAAAAGAGTAAGAGCAGCACTTTCACTTGCTATTGACAGGACTTATATTGTAGAGAATATAGGAAAGCTTGGTCAAAAACCAGCAACTGGATTTGTACCATATGGAATTACAGGTATTTCAAAAGATTTCAGAGTAGAGAGTGGTAATTATCTGCCGGTGAGAGCAGATTTGGCAAAAGCTAAGAAACTTTTGGCTGAAGCTGGTTATCCAAACGGCAAAGGTTTCCCAGAAATTGAAATTATCTACAACACAAACGAAGGACATAAGAAAATTGCAGAGGCTATTCAAAATATGTGGCAGCAGCTTGGTATCAAAGTCAAGCTTTCCAATATGGAATGGAAAGTATTGCAAGACAGAAGACAGAAGAAAGACTACATGGTTGCGAGAGATGGTTGGGTAGGCGACTATGTTGACCCAATGACCTTCTTAGATCTATTTACATCATACAGCGACAACAACAACACAAATTGGAGCAACAAAAAGTATGATGAGCTTATCGACAAGGCAAAGAGAACAACAGACAGAAAACTGAGAATGCAATACATGATGCAAGCAGAAAAGATCTTAATGGAAGATTATGCTGTTATTCCAATCTACTTCTATGTAAAAGGACAGCTTCTGCGAGACTATGTAAAGAACTACTACATCTCCCCACTTGGATTTAACTACTTCATGTATGCGAAGATTGTAAAATAA
- a CDS encoding L-lactate dehydrogenase, giving the protein MRKPGKIVIVGTGFVGSSTAFAIMDAGLATELVLIDVNRAKAEGEAMDLNHGISFVKPVKIWAGDYEDCKDADIVIITAGANQKPGETRLDLTKKNAQVTKSIVENIIKYTKDAILLMVTNPVDVLTYVVYKVSGFPKNQVLGSGTVLDSSRFRYLLAQHCQVDVRNVHAYILGEHGDSEIAAWSLTNIGGVNFMQECLLCGKNCSPEVKEEIFNKVRNAAYEIIGRKGATYYAIALAVRRIVEAIIRDENSILPVSSVVDDVYGIKDVALSLPAIVNKNGVAKVFDIPLTDEEKEKLKNSAQIIKNVINSLDI; this is encoded by the coding sequence GTGAGAAAACCTGGTAAAATTGTTATTGTTGGTACTGGTTTTGTTGGATCTTCAACAGCTTTTGCAATTATGGATGCGGGACTTGCAACAGAGCTTGTTTTGATCGATGTGAACCGCGCAAAAGCTGAAGGAGAGGCAATGGATTTAAATCATGGAATATCTTTTGTAAAGCCAGTTAAAATCTGGGCGGGCGATTATGAAGATTGCAAAGATGCAGATATAGTGATTATAACAGCTGGTGCAAATCAAAAGCCGGGTGAGACAAGGCTTGATTTGACAAAGAAAAATGCACAGGTTACAAAATCGATTGTTGAGAATATTATTAAATATACAAAGGATGCCATATTGCTGATGGTGACAAACCCAGTTGATGTCTTGACATACGTTGTGTATAAAGTATCAGGGTTTCCAAAAAATCAGGTTTTGGGCTCTGGGACCGTTTTAGACAGCTCAAGGTTTAGATATCTTTTGGCACAGCATTGCCAAGTTGATGTGAGAAATGTTCATGCATATATATTAGGTGAACATGGAGACAGCGAGATTGCAGCATGGAGTCTCACAAACATCGGTGGTGTGAATTTTATGCAAGAGTGTCTGTTATGCGGTAAGAACTGCTCACCTGAGGTCAAAGAGGAAATATTCAACAAGGTCAGAAATGCTGCCTATGAAATAATTGGAAGAAAAGGAGCAACTTACTATGCAATTGCTTTAGCAGTAAGAAGAATTGTTGAAGCAATTATAAGAGATGAAAACTCAATCTTGCCTGTGTCTTCAGTAGTTGATGATGTATATGGGATAAAGGATGTTGCTTTGTCACTTCCTGCAATTGTGAACAAAAATGGAGTTGCAAAAGTTTTTGATATACCTTTGACAGATGAAGAAAAAGAAAAACTAAAAAATTCTGCACAAATTATCAAAAACGTAATAAATTCTCTTGATATTTAG
- the holA gene encoding DNA polymerase III subunit delta, whose product MDKSKEIIKELNSQLLKKEFKKIYLFYGQEIFLIDEYTKRISMTIVNGNINNIIKFDGEEANYNDIINEMISISFDLQPRVLIFKNFFKFSTTNSNLNLSAIVERLKDFNSDKVYIIFKEYEARENKLFNSLKSIAFSAEFTTPSMPDLIKWVQNIMAKEGKVISENMAQEIIVHYNKDMMLIYNYLQVLISYLGKRSKVMHDDILKTLTDNPQDHIFQMLDAFATKDVESGFRYLKELYQLKTSVSKILALILRHFKILGMMKELQETNKKQIAKQLGILEFFVDKYKKQSEAFTLDKIRNIIQRTIEYEYMIKRGQIDDETALEMLLYQIVK is encoded by the coding sequence ATGGACAAGTCAAAAGAGATAATAAAAGAGTTAAACTCTCAGCTTCTAAAAAAAGAGTTTAAAAAGATTTATCTTTTTTATGGTCAAGAGATTTTCCTCATAGATGAGTATACAAAAAGAATAAGTATGACAATTGTAAATGGCAATATAAACAACATTATAAAGTTTGATGGCGAGGAGGCAAACTACAACGATATCATAAACGAGATGATTTCAATATCATTTGATTTACAGCCACGAGTTTTGATATTCAAAAACTTTTTCAAATTCAGCACAACAAACTCAAACTTGAATCTCTCTGCTATAGTTGAAAGACTAAAAGACTTTAACAGTGATAAAGTTTATATAATTTTTAAAGAGTATGAAGCAAGAGAAAATAAATTGTTCAACAGTTTAAAGTCAATAGCATTTTCTGCTGAGTTTACAACTCCTTCTATGCCAGACTTGATAAAATGGGTTCAAAACATCATGGCAAAGGAAGGCAAAGTTATCTCAGAGAACATGGCACAGGAGATTATTGTGCATTACAACAAAGATATGATGCTCATATACAATTACTTGCAGGTGCTCATTTCATACCTTGGGAAAAGGAGTAAAGTTATGCATGATGACATTTTAAAAACTTTAACAGATAATCCACAGGATCACATCTTCCAGATGCTTGACGCTTTTGCGACAAAGGATGTTGAAAGTGGTTTTAGGTATTTAAAAGAACTTTATCAACTTAAAACAAGTGTGAGCAAGATTCTTGCTCTTATTCTTCGTCATTTTAAAATACTTGGAATGATGAAAGAGTTGCAGGAGACAAATAAAAAACAGATTGCAAAACAGCTTGGTATACTTGAGTTTTTTGTTGACAAGTATAAAAAACAATCTGAAGCGTTTACATTAGACAAGATTAGAAATATTATCCAAAGAACAATTGAATATGAATACATGATCAAAAGAGGACAAATTGATGACGAGACAGCACTTGAGATGCTTTTGTACCAGATTGTCAAATAA
- a CDS encoding M20 family metallopeptidase, whose amino-acid sequence MSLQTDKIKEVIEKNMNLFENIRKELHNIPELSFEEYKTQKYIREKLTEWGIENFPVAKTGVIGIINNSDECVAVRADMDAILVEGKPRHCCGHDFHMAIVLGIAKTLVDIGYTGCVKFIFQPAEEGPGGAKKVIEEGGLKNPNVKQLIGFHVWPNLDVGMIEISSEAIMASVDDFDIEFIGKGGHAAMPELTKNPIYPAIDFIQSANNFFSAFSKKVSPFHISFSSISSGETYNVIANTCKIKGTVRTFDAKIQDFIYENIKKLAKCSAEKYDTQVDINYYFQYPPLINNSKIAAEFSKSAENILGKENVKKAEMSFTAEDFAFYCKEVPSFYFRLGIKENGKGENPLHSPSFDASEKCIFYGIYLVVNYLLTI is encoded by the coding sequence ATGAGCTTGCAAACTGATAAAATTAAAGAAGTAATTGAGAAAAATATGAACCTTTTCGAAAATATCCGAAAAGAACTCCACAACATACCTGAACTATCGTTTGAGGAATATAAAACACAAAAATACATAAGAGAAAAATTGACTGAATGGGGAATAGAAAACTTTCCTGTTGCAAAAACAGGTGTAATTGGAATTATAAACAATTCGGATGAATGTGTAGCAGTCAGGGCTGATATGGATGCAATATTAGTTGAAGGAAAACCAAGGCACTGCTGTGGTCATGACTTTCATATGGCAATTGTACTTGGCATTGCAAAGACCCTGGTTGACATTGGCTATACAGGGTGCGTAAAATTTATTTTCCAACCTGCTGAAGAAGGACCTGGCGGTGCTAAAAAGGTAATCGAAGAAGGTGGATTGAAAAATCCAAACGTGAAACAGCTCATTGGCTTTCATGTATGGCCAAATCTTGATGTTGGAATGATCGAAATATCAAGTGAAGCTATTATGGCAAGTGTTGATGATTTCGATATAGAATTTATTGGAAAAGGTGGACATGCAGCCATGCCAGAGCTTACTAAAAACCCTATTTATCCTGCAATAGACTTTATACAGAGTGCAAATAACTTTTTTTCAGCATTCTCCAAAAAAGTTTCTCCTTTTCATATATCCTTTTCGTCCATTAGCAGTGGCGAAACTTATAATGTGATTGCAAATACATGTAAAATAAAAGGTACTGTGAGAACATTTGACGCTAAAATCCAAGATTTCATTTACGAGAACATAAAAAAATTAGCAAAGTGCTCAGCTGAGAAATATGACACACAGGTAGATATAAACTACTATTTCCAATATCCACCTTTGATAAATAACTCTAAGATTGCAGCAGAATTCTCAAAATCTGCTGAAAATATATTGGGTAAGGAAAATGTAAAGAAGGCCGAAATGAGCTTTACTGCCGAGGACTTTGCATTCTACTGTAAAGAAGTACCTTCTTTTTATTTTAGGCTTGGAATAAAAGAAAATGGCAAAGGAGAAAATCCTTTGCACTCACCATCTTTTGATGCATCAGAAAAGTGTATTTTCTATGGAATATACCTTGTTGTTAACTATTTACTTACTATTTAG
- a CDS encoding ABC transporter permease has translation MARYILKRLLWSAVSLFVIITVTFFLMRMIPGGPFTGEKTLPEQILKNLNEKYGLNQPIGVQYVKYLKSLLQGDLGISMRNQGRTVNEIIAETFPVSAKIGIIAIIVSLLVGIPLGIWSAVNQGKWQDHLSMVLATIFITIPGFVLAIILMYIFGVKFQLVPIMGLDEPRSYILPVITLAAYPISFIARLIRSSMLESLSQDYIRTARAKGLSNFKVVYKHALKNSLIPVVTYLGPLIAGVLTGSFVVEKIFSIPGMGRFYVDSISNRDYSLVMGTTIFYAAFLIFMNLIVDIIYVFIDPRIKLED, from the coding sequence GTGGCAAGATACATATTAAAGAGGTTATTATGGTCAGCTGTATCTCTGTTTGTAATTATAACTGTAACTTTTTTCCTTATGAGAATGATACCCGGTGGGCCTTTTACAGGTGAAAAAACACTACCTGAACAGATTTTGAAGAATTTAAATGAAAAATATGGCTTAAATCAGCCAATTGGTGTTCAATATGTAAAATACCTAAAAAGCCTTCTTCAAGGCGATTTAGGAATTTCGATGAGAAACCAGGGAAGAACAGTAAATGAGATTATTGCTGAGACTTTTCCGGTTTCTGCAAAGATTGGTATTATAGCTATAATTGTAAGTCTGTTGGTTGGGATCCCTTTGGGAATTTGGTCGGCTGTGAATCAAGGAAAGTGGCAAGACCATCTTTCAATGGTGTTAGCTACAATATTTATAACAATACCTGGCTTTGTTCTTGCGATAATTTTGATGTACATCTTTGGCGTAAAGTTTCAACTTGTGCCTATAATGGGCTTAGATGAGCCAAGAAGTTATATTCTGCCGGTGATAACCTTGGCAGCATATCCAATATCTTTTATTGCAAGGCTCATTCGAAGCAGTATGCTTGAAAGTTTGTCCCAAGACTATATAAGAACTGCAAGGGCTAAGGGACTTTCTAATTTTAAAGTTGTGTACAAGCACGCATTGAAAAACTCTTTAATTCCTGTTGTAACATATTTGGGACCGCTTATTGCAGGTGTTTTGACAGGTAGTTTCGTGGTTGAAAAGATTTTCTCAATACCGGGAATGGGAAGATTTTATGTTGATAGTATCTCAAATAGAGACTATTCGCTTGTAATGGGAACTACAATATTCTATGCTGCATTTTTGATATTTATGAATCTTATTGTTGATATCATCTATGTATTTATAGACCCACGTATCAAACTTGAGGACTGA
- a CDS encoding ABC transporter ATP-binding protein has product MANKLLEVKNLKTSFFTHVGEVKAVNDVSFDVYEGQTVGIVGESGSGKSVTSMSIMRLIAPPGKIIDGQIIFEGKDLLKLSEKEMRDIRGNKISMIFQDPMTSLNPVFTIGNQLIEAIKIHNKVSTAEAKKRAVEMLRLVGIPSPERRLSQYPHEFSGGMRQRVMIAMALSCNPKLLIADEPTTALDVTIQAQILDLLKKLQQQLKMSIILITHDLGVVADICQKVIVMYGGIVVEEGSVDDIFYNPKHPYTWGLLRSVPKMHLGLKKRLVPIEGQPPDLLKPPKGCPFAPRCDYAMKVCLEVRPPLFDVGDGHQARCWLNHEYAPQELLSSAKVVNE; this is encoded by the coding sequence TTGGCCAATAAACTGTTAGAAGTAAAAAACTTGAAAACCTCATTTTTTACACATGTTGGCGAAGTAAAGGCAGTAAACGATGTTTCGTTTGATGTATATGAAGGACAGACGGTAGGCATTGTAGGTGAATCTGGAAGTGGCAAGAGTGTAACATCAATGTCTATAATGAGACTTATTGCCCCACCGGGCAAGATAATAGATGGTCAGATTATTTTTGAAGGAAAGGACTTGCTAAAGCTATCCGAGAAAGAGATGAGAGATATAAGAGGAAATAAAATCAGTATGATATTTCAGGACCCAATGACATCTTTAAACCCTGTTTTCACAATAGGAAATCAGCTAATTGAAGCTATAAAGATTCACAATAAAGTTTCAACTGCCGAGGCTAAAAAAAGAGCAGTTGAGATGTTAAGGTTGGTTGGAATTCCCAGCCCTGAAAGAAGACTTTCGCAATATCCGCATGAGTTTTCAGGTGGTATGCGTCAGAGGGTAATGATTGCAATGGCACTGTCTTGCAATCCAAAGCTTTTGATTGCAGATGAGCCAACAACTGCTCTTGATGTTACTATACAGGCGCAGATATTAGACCTTTTAAAAAAGCTTCAGCAGCAGCTAAAAATGTCTATAATACTTATCACACATGACCTTGGAGTTGTTGCTGATATATGCCAAAAGGTTATTGTCATGTATGGTGGAATAGTTGTTGAAGAAGGAAGTGTTGATGATATCTTCTACAATCCAAAACACCCTTACACATGGGGGCTTTTGAGGTCTGTACCAAAGATGCACTTAGGGCTCAAGAAAAGGCTTGTTCCTATTGAAGGACAGCCACCAGACTTACTAAAACCCCCAAAAGGATGTCCTTTTGCACCAAGGTGTGATTATGCAATGAAAGTGTGCTTAGAAGTACGACCACCACTTTTTGATGTAGGGGATGGGCATCAGGCAAGGTGTTGGCTCAATCATGAATATGCTCCGCAGGAGTTACTAAGTAGTGCAAAGGTAGTAAATGAATAA
- the rpsT gene encoding 30S ribosomal protein S20 translates to MANTKSAKKKIKVIRRRTIENKIQKFKMKKAIKEVKKALLAGDIEKAKELYSKAAKLIDQTAAKGVIHKNNASRKKSRLMKLINKYAALSTPQPEKKAQ, encoded by the coding sequence TTGGCAAATACAAAATCTGCAAAAAAGAAGATAAAAGTTATAAGACGCAGAACTATTGAGAATAAAATTCAAAAGTTTAAGATGAAAAAGGCTATCAAAGAAGTAAAGAAAGCACTTTTAGCAGGTGACATTGAAAAGGCAAAAGAGCTCTATTCAAAAGCTGCAAAGCTAATTGACCAAACAGCTGCAAAGGGTGTTATCCACAAGAACAATGCCTCAAGGAAGAAGTCAAGATTAATGAAGCTAATCAACAAGTATGCTGCTTTGTCTACACCACAACCAGAAAAGAAAGCTCAATAA
- a CDS encoding ABC transporter permease — protein sequence MENISRELFVPISKEEKQLETIVRPSMSYWQDAWRRLKANKVAMASMWAIIFFIVLAIVGPMVMPYRYDEQLRGQEALGPSLKHLFGTDELGRDLFVRCLYGMRISLSIGIVATIINIVIGVLYGGISGYIGGKVDNIMMRIVDILYSVPLMIYVILLSVSLKPALEKLFDKYSFLSGLQTVGAPLVCIYIALGLTYWISMARIVRGEILSLKQQEYVTAAKTIGASGWRILLRHLIPNSMGSIIVTATLQIPSAIFTESFLSFIGLGVDAPVPSLGSLASDGINGFISYPYRLFFPSLLLCLIILAFNLFGDGLRDALDPRMRK from the coding sequence ATGGAGAATATATCAAGAGAACTTTTTGTGCCAATTTCAAAAGAAGAAAAACAACTTGAGACAATAGTCCGTCCAAGCATGAGCTATTGGCAAGACGCTTGGAGAAGACTCAAAGCTAACAAGGTTGCAATGGCTTCTATGTGGGCAATAATATTTTTTATAGTCCTTGCAATAGTTGGGCCAATGGTTATGCCATACAGGTATGATGAGCAGCTTCGTGGACAAGAAGCGTTAGGGCCGTCACTGAAACACTTATTTGGGACTGACGAGTTGGGAAGAGACCTTTTCGTAAGATGTTTGTATGGCATGAGAATATCCTTGTCCATTGGTATAGTTGCGACAATTATAAATATTGTGATTGGTGTATTGTATGGCGGGATTTCAGGGTACATAGGTGGAAAAGTTGACAATATAATGATGAGAATAGTTGATATTTTATATAGCGTGCCCTTGATGATTTATGTAATTCTTCTTTCAGTTTCATTAAAACCTGCATTGGAGAAATTGTTTGACAAATACTCTTTTTTAAGCGGTCTTCAAACAGTAGGAGCACCACTTGTTTGTATCTATATTGCCTTGGGATTAACATATTGGATATCAATGGCAAGAATTGTTCGTGGCGAAATTTTAAGCCTAAAACAGCAAGAGTATGTTACTGCTGCGAAGACAATTGGTGCAAGTGGATGGAGAATTTTACTTAGACACCTTATTCCAAACAGCATGGGTTCAATCATTGTTACGGCTACGCTGCAGATTCCAAGTGCTATTTTTACTGAGTCTTTCTTGAGCTTTATAGGACTTGGCGTTGATGCACCTGTTCCATCGCTTGGCTCTCTTGCATCTGATGGTATAAATGGCTTTATATCATACCCTTACAGACTATTTTTCCCGTCGCTCTTGTTGTGTTTAATAATATTGGCATTTAACCTGTTTGGCGATGGACTTAGAGATGCACTTGACCCAAGAATGAGGAAATAA
- a CDS encoding ABC transporter ATP-binding protein produces MDEILIEIKNLKKYFPVRSGFGKKAYIKAVDDVSFFIKKGETLGLVGESGCGKSTTGRTIIRLYEPTSGQIIFKGEDITKKDMLPYRKYMQMIFQDPYASLNPRMTVGDIIGEPLEIHNIAKGNEKKERVQELLRLVGLNSEHASRYPHEFSGGQRQRIGIARALAVEPEFIICDEPISALDVSIQAQIVNMLEDLQQELGLTYLFIAHDLSMVKHISSRVGVMYLGKLVELASSNELYEKPLHPYTQALLSAIPIPDPKISRERTRIILEGDVPSPLNPPTGCRFRTRCKYAFDRCKEEEPEFKDVGSGHYVACHLMDRK; encoded by the coding sequence TTGGATGAAATCCTTATTGAAATAAAGAACCTTAAAAAATATTTTCCAGTAAGAAGTGGATTTGGCAAAAAAGCTTATATCAAGGCAGTAGACGATGTTAGCTTTTTTATAAAAAAAGGCGAAACGCTTGGTCTTGTTGGAGAAAGTGGATGTGGAAAGTCTACCACAGGAAGGACGATAATTAGACTTTATGAGCCAACAAGTGGTCAGATTATATTCAAAGGTGAGGATATAACAAAAAAGGACATGCTTCCTTACAGAAAATACATGCAGATGATCTTCCAAGACCCATATGCATCACTAAATCCGAGAATGACTGTTGGAGATATAATAGGTGAGCCGCTTGAAATTCACAATATTGCAAAAGGCAATGAGAAAAAGGAAAGGGTCCAAGAGCTGTTGAGGCTTGTTGGACTAAATAGCGAGCATGCGAGCAGATACCCTCATGAATTTTCTGGTGGGCAGAGGCAAAGAATTGGTATTGCAAGGGCACTGGCTGTTGAGCCTGAGTTTATAATTTGTGATGAGCCAATATCAGCACTTGACGTTTCAATTCAGGCTCAGATTGTAAATATGCTTGAAGACCTGCAGCAAGAGCTTGGGTTAACCTACCTATTTATTGCACATGACTTGTCAATGGTAAAGCATATAAGCAGTCGAGTAGGTGTTATGTACTTAGGAAAACTTGTTGAACTGGCAAGTAGCAATGAACTGTATGAAAAGCCTCTTCATCCTTATACACAAGCGTTGCTTTCTGCGATACCTATTCCTGACCCAAAGATTTCAAGAGAGCGAACAAGAATCATATTAGAGGGTGATGTTCCAAGCCCGCTAAATCCGCCAACTGGTTGCAGGTTCAGAACAAGGTGCAAGTATGCGTTTGACAGGTGCAAAGAGGAAGAACCAGAATTTAAGGATGTTGGTTCTGGTCATTACGTAGCCTGCCATCTAATGGATAGAAAGTAA